TATGACCCTCGGTAACTCCATGCTGCTTCCTATTTTGCCGCAGATTTCTAAAGAACTAGGCATTAGCTCTTTTCAGGTGAGTATGCTGATTACTGTTTATGGATTGATGGCTATCGTGATGATTCCTATTGCAGGGTACCTGTCTGACGCTTATGGACGAAAAAAGGTGATTCTTCCGAGTCTGATCATTGCTGCTATAGGTGGAGTCGTCTGCGTGGTGGCGGCTTGGTTTATGAAGGGCGTTAGCGCCTATTGGGTCATTCTGGCCGGACGTTTGTTACAAGGGATAGGTGCGGCTGGTGCTTTTCCTATTGTGCTGCCCTTCGTTGGTGATTTATTCAAGGAAGAAGAGGATGTAAGCAAAAGTCTGGGAATTATTGAAACCTCAAATACCTTTGGTAAAGTACTCAGTCCGATCCTTGGAGCTTATCTTGGAATATGGCTCTGGTTTGCACCTTTTATCGCTATTCCTGTTCTATGTCTAATTTCATTTGCTTTAGTTCTTTTTCTGGTTCGAAAGCCGGAAGCGAAGGAACAACCTGAGAAACAGGGTATAAGAGAATTTTTATCCGGAATTGTGAGCATTTTGCGAGAAAAGGGACGATGGTTGTATGCTATTTTTGCCATAGGTGGTATCTGTATGTTTGTAACCTTTGGCGTTCAATTCTATTTATCGGAAATGCTGGAAACTAAATTTAATATGCATGGGGCAATGAAGGGATTTGTGCTGGCAATACCATTAGCCTTGTTATGTTTGTCTTCATATGGAACAGGAAAGATCATTGGTCAGAACAAAACGCTAATGAAATGGCTGGGCTTTGGAGGTATGGTGTTACTAACTGCAGCAATGATCTTTGCGGGGTTCAATAAAGGTATTTATTTCTTAGTCGGGTTTATGGGCTTAGGTTGTGTTGGAATCGGGATTGTGCTTCCTTGTATGGATGCTTTAATCACGGAGGGAATTGAGAAAGAGAATAGTGGCACGATAACCGCTCTCTATAGCAGTATGAGGTTTATAGGGGTAGCCGCAGGACCGCCAGTGGTATCGCTGCTGTTAAGCAGTGGTCATTGGGTATTATTCGCTTTAATGGCTACAGTCGGCGCAATTGGTGGATTGCTGACCTTATTTGCAGTAACGCCAAGCAAGGGGAGCAAGGGAGAATCTGGTGTGAAAGAAACGGAGCAGGTAAATCCGCACCTCTTGTCAAAGCGTGTTCGTCAGACTTCTGCAAGGACTTTAGATGGAAAAAAGAGCTATCCTTAAGCTACGTTGCCGTAGCTTGCGGGATAGCCCTTTGATAAAAGAATGAAAGACAATCTTATGCTTGTGGTACGGATTCCCAATCCTTCAGGAAGCGTTCGATACCGTTATCTGTCAGCGGATGCTTCCAGAGGGTAGGCAGGAGCGAACCTGGGATGGTAGCAATGTGAGCACCGGCAAGAGCGGCTTGCTCAACATGCGCAATGTTACGGATGGATGCTGCAATAATTTCGGAAGTCATACCGTAGTTAGTTAGGATGGTCTTCAGATCCTTGATCAGCTTCATTCCGTCAACACCGATATCATCCAGACGTCCTACGAAAGGAGAAATATAAGTTGCGCCTGCTTTTGCAGCCATTAAGCCTTGAGCCGCTGAGAAGACAAGCGTTACGTTAGTTTTGATACCTTTTTTTGTAAGCTCATAACAAGCTTCCAAGCCATCTTCAGTCATAGGGAGTTTAATGACAACGTTTGGAGCCCACTCAGCAATTTCGTATGCTTCTTTAAGCATTTCTTCTGCTGTAAGTCCGATTACTTCTGCACTTACAGGACCTGGAACGATTGCTACGATTTCTTTGATAACATCTTTAAACAATCTTCCTTCTTTAGCAATGAGCGACGGGTTAGTCGTTACGCCATCCACTAATCCGAGGCGAGTAATACGTTTGATCTCTTCAATATTTCCGGTGTCCAAGAAAAACTTCATTTTAAGTTTCCTCCCTTGATTTCCATATGGATTGACAAACAATATTCATATTTTCATTATGAGACATGTCAAACGAAGTTTCAACTGTTATTTTGAATATTTCAAAATAACTTTATAGATTGAATATCGCTTACACTTGTTATAGTGTTGATAATATAGGATTGGTCTATGCAGTTATCCATGATAATATATAATCGGCATTGTTATTATGGAGTATTGGGTGGGAC
This genomic stretch from Paenibacillus sp. FSL H7-0737 harbors:
- a CDS encoding MFS transporter, producing the protein MKERKWDLLALASIPLIMTLGNSMLLPILPQISKELGISSFQVSMLITVYGLMAIVMIPIAGYLSDAYGRKKVILPSLIIAAIGGVVCVVAAWFMKGVSAYWVILAGRLLQGIGAAGAFPIVLPFVGDLFKEEEDVSKSLGIIETSNTFGKVLSPILGAYLGIWLWFAPFIAIPVLCLISFALVLFLVRKPEAKEQPEKQGIREFLSGIVSILREKGRWLYAIFAIGGICMFVTFGVQFYLSEMLETKFNMHGAMKGFVLAIPLALLCLSSYGTGKIIGQNKTLMKWLGFGGMVLLTAAMIFAGFNKGIYFLVGFMGLGCVGIGIVLPCMDALITEGIEKENSGTITALYSSMRFIGVAAGPPVVSLLLSSGHWVLFALMATVGAIGGLLTLFAVTPSKGSKGESGVKETEQVNPHLLSKRVRQTSARTLDGKKSYP
- the fsa gene encoding fructose-6-phosphate aldolase; protein product: MKFFLDTGNIEEIKRITRLGLVDGVTTNPSLIAKEGRLFKDVIKEIVAIVPGPVSAEVIGLTAEEMLKEAYEIAEWAPNVVIKLPMTEDGLEACYELTKKGIKTNVTLVFSAAQGLMAAKAGATYISPFVGRLDDIGVDGMKLIKDLKTILTNYGMTSEIIAASIRNIAHVEQAALAGAHIATIPGSLLPTLWKHPLTDNGIERFLKDWESVPQA